From the genome of Anaerolineae bacterium:
ATCATGTACAGGCCACCTTCTTTATCGTGGGCGAAGTCGCGGAGAGACAGCCGGCGCTGGTGCGGGAGATCGCCTCCGCCGGCCATGAGATCGCCTGCCATTCGTACTCGCACCGTCCCCTGTGGGAGATGACGGCAGAGGAGCTGGATCGGGAGTTGTGGGAGTTCCGCCGGCTGATGGAAGACATCCTGGGGGATGCGCCGGCGATCATCGGCTTCCGCGCCCCCACCTTCTCGCTGGAGGAGCGCACTGCCTGGGCGCTGGAGGTGCTGGTGGAGCACGGGTATCGCTACGATTCCAGCATCTTCCCACTGCGCACGCCGTTATACGGGGTGGCAAACGCGCCGCTGGAGCCGTACCGCATCCGCGCTTCCGCAGTGGAGCGGCACGACGCGAACGGCCGGCTGGTGGAGTTCCCCCTGACCGTCTGCCAGGTCGGGAGCCGGCGCCTCCCGGTGAGCGGCGGGACCTACCTGCGCCTGCTCCCCTGGCCGCTGTTGACATGGTGCTGGGAGAGGACGGCGCGTACCCGGCCGGCGGTGCTCTACGTCCATCCCTGGGAGACGTATGCCGGCACACCGCG
Proteins encoded in this window:
- a CDS encoding polysaccharide deacetylase family protein, whose amino-acid sequence is MKADGAMRLHALTIDLEEWYHAELVRGKVPPAKRVDQAPAAVQPILALLRAHHVQATFFIVGEVAERQPALVREIASAGHEIACHSYSHRPLWEMTAEELDRELWEFRRLMEDILGDAPAIIGFRAPTFSLEERTAWALEVLVEHGYRYDSSIFPLRTPLYGVANAPLEPYRIRASAVERHDANGRLVEFPLTVCQVGSRRLPVSGGTYLRLLPWPLLTWCWERTARTRPAVLYVHPWETYAGTPRVPMPFHLAVGTYGNIAGALGRLGRLLERFRFAPMRDVLAQGGWLEG